The window TATTGAACCACGCCTCAGGTAACCCCACGCAACCTACTTTTCAAACTCTCCCGCCAACAGCTCATAACTCCGCAGCCGCTTCGCCTGTTCCCACACGATCGTATTCACAATCAATTCGTTGATCCCTAACTCAGCAGCCATCTCTTCCAGCTGCTCGCGCACCAGCGAAGGCGTGCCGACGAAGTATCGCGGCCACTCACCCTCCTCCATCGGCATGTCGCCAAGCAGCTTCAGCTCCCGTACCGCATCCTCCGGCGATGCCACAGGCCTGCGGTCTCCCTGCCGAATCCTCCGCTGCAGCAGACGCACGCTCGAAGCCAGAAACTCTGCCTCCTCCTGTGTCTCCGCACAGATTACGCCGACAGCAACCGTAGCCTCAGGTTCAGTCCGGTAAATGCTCGAAGTAAAACTCCGCCGATACGTCTCAATCGCCGCCCGTGTATGCACCGGGCTGAAGAAATGAGCAAACGAGTACGGCAGGCCAAACTCCACCGCCGCCGCCGAGCTCCACATGCTCGACCCCAGCATCCACACGTCCGGCCCACCTGGCATCTCCGGCGAAACCCGTATCCCCGCAAACGGATGCCCCTCCGGAAAGCGATGACCCAGAAACGCCAGCAGCTCACTCACCTGATCCGGAAAATCATCCAGCATCCTGGTCTTGCGCTCCCGCTTCAACGCCAGCGCCTCGATCGGCCCACCCCCAGGCGCGCGGCCAATCCCCAGGTCCACCCGGTCCGGATAAAGCGCATGCAGCATCCGAAAGCACTCCGCCACCTTCAGCGACGTGTAGTGCGGCAGCATAATGCCACCCGATCCGATCCGAATCCGCTTCGTCTCTGCGCCAATCCGCGCCAGCATCACCTCCGGCGCAGTACAGGCCAGAGTGTCCATCGCGTGGTGCTCAGACATCCAAAACCGGTTATATCCAAGCCCATCCACCAGCTTTGCCAGCTCAATGGAGTTCGCTAAAGCCTGCCCGGGCGTGCTGGATGCCGGCACGGGAGACTGGTCCAACACAGAAAGCTTAAGTCCGTTTTTTATCTTCTCTTTGCTCACCCTCTTTTGATGTTGAACAGCTGAAATCGAATCAAAGCTGATTCCTTTATTCGCCTTTTATTCGCTACAATCCAAGCATCTCACAGTGCAAGGTGCACGACCTCCCCTCAACCGCATGAATGTCCAACAAAAACTCGAGATCCTCGCCGACGCAGCCAAATACGATGCGTCCTGCGCCTCCTCCGGAGCGAAGCGCAAGGGCAATGGCGAAGGAATCGGCCACTCCGACGGCATGGGCATATGCCACAGCTACACACCAGACGGCCGCTGCGTCTCCCTGCTCAAGATTCTTCTCACGAACTTCTGCACGTACGACTGCGTCTTCTGCGTCAATCGCATCTCCTCCGACATCCAGCGTGCGCGCTTCACCCCCACCGAAGTCATCAGCCTCACACTCGACTTCTACAAGCGCAACTACATCGAAGGGCTTTTCCTCTCATCCGGCATCATCCAGTCGCCCGACTACACGATGGAAG is drawn from Edaphobacter lichenicola and contains these coding sequences:
- a CDS encoding LLM class flavin-dependent oxidoreductase translates to MPASSTPGQALANSIELAKLVDGLGYNRFWMSEHHAMDTLACTAPEVMLARIGAETKRIRIGSGGIMLPHYTSLKVAECFRMLHALYPDRVDLGIGRAPGGGPIEALALKRERKTRMLDDFPDQVSELLAFLGHRFPEGHPFAGIRVSPEMPGGPDVWMLGSSMWSSAAAVEFGLPYSFAHFFSPVHTRAAIETYRRSFTSSIYRTEPEATVAVGVICAETQEEAEFLASSVRLLQRRIRQGDRRPVASPEDAVRELKLLGDMPMEEGEWPRYFVGTPSLVREQLEEMAAELGINELIVNTIVWEQAKRLRSYELLAGEFEK